A segment of the Mercurialis annua linkage group LG4, ddMerAnnu1.2, whole genome shotgun sequence genome:
CTGAAAAAACAAACAGAACATAAAATCCTACTCTGTTCTTGTCTATGAACCACAAGCCTATTCATTAATCATATGCATAAATTCACATCTTAACATTCAAGTTCCTGCTAGTTTACATCCTAATCACAACTATTAACCAATAGTCTTATATTTTCCTGCTAATGTTTTGGCTGAAACAACATTAGTTAGTACCTTATGCATTACATCATATTTCAACACCCACATCATAAGTTGCACTTAAACTAAAATGCTGAAACACGGCTCTATGTGAAAAATGCATTTTTCATTCATATAGATACTTAACAAACATACAATCCAAAAAATCAGATCTAAATATATTCATGCACTGTTTCTACATCAGAGTTAGGAAGGAAAAATTACAAGTAATTATAGTAATCCAAGCATTGCATTGGACATCAGAAACTAATCTACGTCTAATTTACTGCAGTTGGTGGATTTCCTTGCAAGGATGACTTGGTTCTCACGTTTCCTGTCATCACTGGCCATCTCTTGTGCGCTCATACGCTGCAAGAAACTGTCTCATTTGTAATGTGAGCCATTAAAGTTTGCAAAACTTTACGAGGGTCTGTTGCAATGGGCAGAGTTGAATCAGCAGAGAGAAAAGTATGTAGCTGGTTTCTCAATTCAATCCAGCTGCAGCCAGGTTGGTTTCCCGAGCTGCTCTCTTTCATTAACGCCCTTACTTCATGAACTTCACTCCATCTTGCTGCCTGAGCATGCATGTTTGACAACAGTACAAAACGTGATGTCCTGTCAGGCTCGATTTCTAGAAGCTTGTGAGCTGCTAGTTTTCCAAGTTCCAAATTTCCATGAGTTCTGCAAGCCCCGAGCACCGCACCCCACACACCAGCATTGCCCTTAATTTTCATTCTCTTCACCAATTCAAAGGCCTCATCTAACTTCCCTACCCGGCCAAGCATGTCAACAACACAAGCATAGTGCTCGGCCAGTGATTCAATTGCATAAAACTGAATCATACactgaaacaattccaaacccTGATCAACAAGGCCAGCGTGACTACATGCAGACAAGACTCCAATGAAAGTGACTTGGTCAGGCGCCACTCCTGCTAACTTCATCTCCTGAAACAGCTTAACTGCCTCTTCTCCGTAACCATTTATTGCATACCCACCAATCAAAGAGTTCCAAGACACCACATCAGCATGATCAATGCCCTTGAATACAAGCTCAGCATCCAAGATTCTTCCACATTTAGCATACATGGTGATTAAAGCATTGCAGATGCATAAGTCATTCACATAACCTTTCTTAACCAGGAGATGGTGTAGCTGCCGGCCAACTTGCAGAGCTGCAACAGCAGCGCAAGAACTTAGTCCACAAGCAAAAGTAAATTGATCAGGTTTCTCTCCTTCAGATTGCATCAAAACAAAACACCATAGAGCATCCAAATATGACCCATTTGTCATGAAACCCGAAATTAAGGAATTCCAGGAAACTAAATTCCTCTCTTCCATCTCTTCAAAGATCCTCAGAGCTCTATCAATTTGTCCTACTTGAGCATACGCAATAATCATATTATTCCATGTAACTATGTCCTTTTTGACCATTTTTTCGAATAGACGGATAGCTTCATCGACTCTTCCACATTGTGTATAGCCTACAATCATAGTGTTCATGCAAATCAAATCAGGGTTACTTATCTCCCTGAAGATTTGACAAGCTTCATCTATTTTATTACATTGAATATAACCAGATATCATTGCTGTTTGGGCAGCAATGTCGCTGTAAGGCATTTCATTTAGTGTTTTCCTTGCCTCATCAAGCTTACCAGCCCGAACATATCCATTAATCATCGTGGTCCATGAAACAGGATCTCTCCTCGGCATCTCTTCAAATAGCTTAGCAGCCTCGTCAATTTTGTGGTTCTGAACATATGCTGAAATCATTGCGTTCCAGGATGCCACATTTCTACTAGGCATTTGGTCAAAAATCCTCCTAGCCTCCAAAACATTTCCTTTTCTTGCAAACCCACATAATATTGTAACCCAAGAAATGATGTTTGGCTCCGGAATTTTCACGAAAAAATCCCAAGCAGAATCCAAATCATCAAGTTGAACGAATCCGTCCACCATCAAATTCCACGAAACAACATCGCGATGGACCATTTCTTGAAAAAACTTCAAAGCCGAACACATGTGTCCATTTTTCGTGTACCCCGCTAGCATCGAGTTCCaagaaactaaatttttaaCAGGCATAGAATCAAACAGCCTCTTGGCTTCATCATATCTCCCTTCCTTGGAGTAGCCAGCAATCACTGCATTCCAACAAGCCGTATCTCTCTTATAGCAACAAGGAAGTGAATCCAAAAGTTGCCTGGCATTCTCGAGCTTCCCGTTACGGGTATAGCAAGTGATCATCAAAGTCCACGAGAAAATATCCCTGTGAGGCATTTTAACAAATATACCATAGGCGTGATCAACCTTATTACTGTGTAAATAAGCAGCAATCATAGTATTCCAAGACACTAAATTTCTGCTAGGCATTTTATCAAACAGATTGCGTGCATCTACAACCCTGCCATTTTTTGCATAGGCAGATATCATTGAGTTGTACGTGACAGTGTTCTTTTTGGACATTCCAAGGAAAATTTTGATGGCATCATCGATCCGACCGCATCTTCCCAACTGGGTGATTTTTAGATTTTGGTGGAAGATACAACTACTTTGCAGTAGCCTCCTTTTCATGGTCAAATTTGAGCAATCTGTTTTTCAAGTTTGAAAAGAATTGCTGCAAAAAATGAATCATTCAGTTTGCAAACAAAATAAGGCCATCAGatgtaaaatataaaagcttttcgacaaaaaaaaactataaaagcTCAGAATTTCCCTTTTCTTGCTGCTCAAGTTTTCATTTCTGCCTTCCACGTCTGCTTAAGAAAGTGCTTCTTAACATTTGAAAGAGCGTACCAGACTCAAAATCCCATATATTCATCATCAAAATTCACTTCAATTACATCATAATCACTTCAATTACATCATAATCACTATATATTCATCATCAAAATTCTAAACTCAACAATTAACCAATTGTCTTATTTTTTGTGCTAATGGTTTGGCTGAAACAACATTAGTTAGCACCATATGCATTAAATGCTGAATAATACGTTGCACGTAAATTAAATGCTGAATAATTATATGTGAAAAATGTATTTTTCATTCATTTAGCTACTTAACAACAATAAACAATCAGTAGAGATTATAACAATCTAAGAAATCGGATTCTAAATATATTCATCCACTAACTGTTTCTACATCAGAGTTAGGAAGAAGAAATTACAATCCTAGCATTGGAAATCAGAAACTAATCTACTTCTAATTTACTGCATTTTTGGTGGATTTCCTTGCAAGGATGACTTGGTTCTCACGCTTCCTGTCATCACTGGCCATCTCTTGCGGGCTCATATCTGCCACTTCCTCTGGTTTGATTGTTCCGAGAAGAAGCTTTCTTCTAAAGTCAGGGTTTTTAGGATCCTTGATGTTGAACAGAAGCGATCTGTACTTGGGGCGGCAGCCTGTGTTGGAGAATCCCCATTTAGCAAACAGTAGGGATTCAATAGAAGAGGCAATCTGGGCTGCATTGCGCCTGTTTAGTTCACTGTCATCCTGAACTTCctgaaacaccatcgataaacCTTGAAGAATCTGTTCCTTTACGTTGTCCCTCAAGTGCGGCTGATTGTCTTGAAGCTGGCGATCAGGCATGGGAATCCCTTGTCTCTTGGGTTTCGTAATCTGCCGCTTGGGCATCAATTTTTGAACGCCAAGATTCTCTTGTTTCTTCTTGGGCGGTGTCTGAATCTGTGGTTTGTTGGAGGTTTCAATCTTGTCGGGTTTCTGGAGAGGCATGGGAAGATTCTGTTGTCTCTTCATGGGTGGTTTCTGAATCTCTGGTTTGGGTATCAGTTGCTTGGAGGTTTCAGCATTCTGTTGTCTCTTCATGGGTGGTTTCTGAATCTGTTGTTTGGGTATCAGTTGCTTGGAGGTTTCAATATTCTGTTGTCTCTTCATGGGAGGTTTCTGAATCTCTGGTTCGGGTATCAATTGCTTGGAGGTTTCAGTCGTGTCAGGTTTGTGATGAGGCATGGCAAGATTCTTTTGTCTCTTGAGTTCTGGCGGTGGCGGCGGAGTCTCTGGTTTGATGGAGGGTTGACTGTCAAGAATGTTGGTCATGGCAATTTCAGAATAATGTCGTTTCTTGATGATCAACTTAACGCGCTTTCCGTTAACGTTGATATATCTGAAGGGGTTTATAATGGGAGGTGGATCATCAGACATGGGCTCTTCTTCTCTGACAAATTCATTGAGCATTCTGTGGTTCCAAGCGGCATAAACAGAAGAAGAGAGATTCTTAATGGTGAGGCGTGGGTGTCCGGTGAGACTGTGAAGACGTTTAAGCACATCAGTTTGGGCGGAAGCAAGTGCAAGAACCTGGGAGCTCACCGGAAAATGAAGAAGATCATTCAGCGCCTCCAGACATTCAGATTCTTGAGAGCCGTAGTGTGCCGACTTCCATGCGACGTTGAACAAATCGGCAAGCTCCATATTAATTAtgtgaagaagaaagcaaaGAGAGTTAAGAAGTGAGATTAACTGAGGTTTATATCGAAAGAATGATAAACCCTACTACTAGTGGCAAGAAAGCAAGTGGGTTTATatagtaaattgaaattaattatttaggaAGTTTTAAAACACTCCTACTTCCATTCCGATTAGGAAACCCAATACCTTTGGGAACACTTAATTACTTcctctttaattaattaactcaCTCCTCACTCACACTAAAATTTACTGTGGCggtaaataacttaaaaaaacaCTACTCTCAACTCATTTAcaacaaatataaaaagttaattatttaatttctttttttacttttaatcgTAAAATTAACCAAGCTCTAGAATGATAGAGAATAAATGTAGAGTAATTaatgtctaatttttttaattttatatcagataaaatattactaataaacatatatttaaattacGAGTCACATATCTAtcacataaaaatattaattaattactacttCCTCTTTAATTAGTTAACTCACATCTTACACTAAAATTTACTGCAGCcgtaaataacttaaaaaactaggggtgagcacggttcggggGAATCCGGGAATTGACAAATCTCCGGAACCAAACTAAAAGTCGGGGATATCGAAAATTGGATCCGTAACAATAATCGGTTCGGTTcagagattttatttttcggtacggTTTGGTACGGAAATTCGGTTCTAATGGTTTGGTACGGAAATTACTAGAACCAcagatattattttatttaaaatatgatctctactatattataatatattattttgacttttaaaattaattagctacccattcattttttatatattttcaactatcataaataaataatcatcaataaataAAAGTGCATAAAATGTATATTATcgttcgatttaatattaaatttttgattatttgataaggATACTTGTATCTATTCTCAAATCtaaactatatcatttttgttaaaactacACAATTTGGTCAATAATAGAAATTAATAATGAATATGTAAATTGTTCATATCGattctttaaaaatacttttaataattattgtatatttgacaaattcatataaatttataaaacaattttaatgtttactaattcaaaattaatatgaatataataatcaaattacaagtataatatatatatatatatatatatatatatatatatatatatatataattttggttTTTCGGGTATAAATTCGGTAATTCGGTTCGGTacggttatttataaaagatctagaaccgtaccaataaaattttcggTAAGATTCCGTTCGGGGAAAATCAATGGTCAACGGATATTTTTTGATCCTGAATATTTTTTGTTCGGTTTTGGAGATATCCAGGATCCGTGCACATCTGTAAAAAAAACTTCCCAATGCATAGTATTATCGAAAAAACTTCCTATTTGacataaacaaaacaaaaacttcCTACTACGTATCTTATTCTACTTTACTTCATCTTATCATTCtattagaattttatttctAGGTTTACTACTGAGATAGAAAATCTCAAAATATATGACTTGAGAGTCAAGAAAATAGAGGAGTCGTAAAAAAGACCCTGTAATGTCAACCAATTACTAAATCCTGGGGACAATTAATTTGTCAAGCCTATCCCTCTAATTAATATCAATTCGAATCCTAAACCTTATATCTTTGTGCCGCGGTAAAAACACTACTTTCAACTCTCCGGACTGGCAGTTACATTAAAATCTAGTGCCACGGTAGAAACACTACTTTCAACTCATTTTAATGCAAGAAGAGATACAAAAACAtgtctcaaataaataaatattatatatatatatatatatatatatatatatatatatatatatattaataaattaataaatagaaTATTACCAAATGAAAGCATTGtttaattattagtattttttatgaattgtttaatttaaattaaaattgtagtAAGTAAGTGATATTTACGAAAATTCCTGCGCACATAatccaacttttttttttttttttttgataaaataatccAACTTATATTTCATACTTTAGGAGCATATTTCTTTTGCCTACAACGTCTAgatgtttttttattgttgttggCATAGTGGCTTTACAATGATAAGGAAATTAATTAAGCTATATAATTGGCCAATAAgaaaaaagataataaatatatcaacATGAGGTTTTTCTACCAAAAATACATATATGacaatcaaattttattttatttatttaagaatttataatttgatctaaaaactcttttttataaaaaaattaagcattTTTTGGTCTTTTTCATACTTTAGTAGCATATTAGTGCCTCATTATAAACATTAGGAGCAATTTTGCCCTTTTTTCTGCAGGAATTgaataaatatatgaaataagTGTTATCCCTAATTgctttaatatataatctaattttACTTCTTAAATTCATCTAATTTTACTCTTTAAGTTTATTCTACATAGTTAATTAATTACTGGTTTTAtattattcaattaaaaaagttatatgGCTAAACAAACATAAAGTAACAAAATAGGTGGATAATGATCTAGGCCAAATTACTTAGAAATCACcgacttttgattttttttttcaaatagcaTTCCGACATTGAAAAAGGCTAATTATACCCTATTTTATATGTTCGACTTTCAATTATATCCTAAATTGAGGAGAAGACGAAGGGTTCATctaaaatctcaaaataattttataaatatgacggttttgatttattcaattttttaacaaaatttaaaattaattatatatctatcaaatatatttaaaatatattattaaatttatgattaattaaattaattaggattttaaattagttaaacttaatattaattaagaaatattaatatttttttaaatatatataaatttattattacataattagttaatttgatttaaaaattgagTTTGAATTTGATTGAGTTATTATGTGGTTCGTCATGTGATTTGGTTGGATTAAAAGTTTTTCCACGTTAGCTATTCGCTAAGTTAGTAGTGACGTGACGAACATATTGACAAAAAAGTCagttagatttaaaaaaatagttacaaaagatatttaaaacgGGCTAATCTTGTTGATTTTTAAGTTTTGATATAATTGACATAACTAGTAAAAATTTGGTATTTTACCGCTTGTAACgtatagtttttaaaaaatagccCAGATACAAATAGAAAAGTAActgaacaaaagaaaaattaatgataTGAATCTTGCTGAAGATGTCGCTTTTACTCGCAACAATAAATAAAAGAGTTAATTAGACAAATTACTACAATTTATAAACTTAATTAGATAAATACGGTGATATCTTTctcttttgaaaaatacaatttgttctttttttttttgatttttatacttttgattTTACACAAATATCAAATGCTCCTCTAATCTTTTTATAaccaaatttcatatttattacCCTAAAAGCTATGATCAGCTCCTCCGCCGCCTCTCACAAGGTAAAATAGATGCTTTGATTTTCATTCAATTGGGTCAATTTAAATTTGAGTTTGTTGTTTGATGAAGGCAATCAACCCTCCTTCTTGTTTCAAAACATAAATTCACTGATAATCTTcaaatgttttttcttttttctttcattcTATTCAGTTTACCAATTAAACCAACAAATCTGGTTGGAGAGGGAACAATTCCGATTCGGCGGAGTCCTATTCTAAACACCATCATCGACGTTAAATTGAAACTAACGGAAATCGTACTTTTCTGGTTGTGGGTGTTGGAGATGGGAGGATGATGTTGATGTTGATGTTGATGTTGATGTTAATGTATCAAGTGTCAGCCAGATCTAGTTTTAATTTTGTTGCGTATGTTTggatttttgaattttagtgAAAATAAGAGAAATTTTGGTCAAGAACAGAGCAATACTTATTTATGCGAGACTGCGAGAAGCGAAATTGATGATCAGCctgcactctaggtgtttgaagaaatgcttatgagaattgtaatatttttaggTGTTGGGTAGCTAATGGTTACTATTGAGTAACCAGTTGGAtaactttataataaattttattttgaatatattactCATAGTTATGCGAGACTGCGAGAAGCGAAATTGATGATCAGCCCgcactctaggtgtttgaagaaacgcttatgagaattgtaatgtttttaggTGTTGGATAACTAATGGTTACTATTGGGTAAATCATTGGGTAactttgtaataaattttattttgaatatattattcataaaatcGTTAGTTAACTGGTTGTCATCGTCGGAGGTGGCGGATCTGttgtgataaaatttattttgttgctatttTACCAATCGTTAGTTaactaatttttcttttatgaacgATTGTGGTGATGTGGTGGTGGTTTGATTTTTGCTGTTGCACTGCCTGCACTTTAACTGTTTGaaaaaatgcttatgagaattgtaCTGTTTTTGGGTGTTAGGTAACTAATGGTTAACATTAGGTACACCGTTGAGTAACATGTAATCAATGTTAtcttgaatatattattaataaaaacgtTAGTTAACTGttcttgaattttattttgttgctatttaaCTAATGGTGTACTAAAAGTACATCAATGACCTTGTTTTTAGTACAAtgttggttaacaaatggttaatcaataattttaaattttaaaaaagacgatttagattttatttgatGGTTGATGTTGCGGTGATGAAGATGGAGGGATTTGTAATAGgattttcaactagtttaatgAAAATGGagatttgaatttgtaatagttttgtttgttggttaaccaacagtgTTAGTATACCGTTGggtaaccaaaatcgtatttttgagattaaaaaaaatatttttgagaataacaaaagtcgtttttgcaaaaaaaaagttcagattgtatttttcaaaaaaaacctttgaggtagtattcttgagaatattttatccttttttggtatttatctaaaaaacccTAAATAAAACTCCACCAAATCCAACGATGACATGAACATGGTTTACAATGTTAAGTACTTTCTGCAACTTCCCAAACTGTCATACCCTCCCAATCCCATTCATTATCCATTGGCCCGCCCCCTGCAAGTGCAACAGCCTCCCCTGGAAATGGCTTGTCAAGCTCTTGCACTCAAATTTAATGCCTATAACTCTCTGCTAAATGCTTGTATTAATAATAAGGCTATTCGAGAAGGCCAAAGGGTCCATGCCCACATCATCAAAACTTGTTATCACCCTCCCGTTTATCTTTGGACAAGGTTCATTGTTTTCTATACAAAGTGTGGCTTGTTAACGGATGCAAGAAACGTGTTTGATGAAATGCCTGAGAGAAATGTGGTTTCTTGGACTGCCATGATTTCTGCCTATTCTCAAAGACAGCTCTCTTTTGAAGCATTGCATCTTTTTGTTCAGATGCTCAGATCaggtatatttttatttagtgaacattctTCAATTTTACATTTTGAAACTAATATAAAGGGATATGTTTGTATTCGAATTTTATCTGTGCAGGTGTGGAACCAAATGAGTTCACATTTGCTACTGTGCTAACCTCTTGTACTGCTGCTTCTGGATTTGAACTCGGAAGGCAGATTCATTCTCTCTTATTTAAGCGTGATTATAACTCCCATATATTTGTGGGTAGCTCACTTCTTGACATGTATGCTAAAGCTGGCAGAATTCTTGAAGCTCGAGCAATTTTTGAGGGCTTACCGAAACGGGACGTTGTTTCTTGCACTGCAATCATTTCAGGCTATGCTCAATTAGGTCTTGATGAAGAGGCGTTAGAACTATTCCGGAGGTTGCAAAGAGAAGGAATGAGTTCAAATTATGTTACTTATGCTAGTGTGCTGACCTCATTGTCCGGCCTTGCTGCATTAGATCATGGAAAACAAGTTCATGGCCATGTTCTTCGCTGTGAATTACCTTTTTATGTGGTTCTTCAGAACTCTATGATTGATATGTACTCAAAGTGTGGAAGCCTTAATTATGCAAGAAGGATTTTTGATAGCATGCCCGAGCAAACTGTTATTTCATGGAATGCAATGCTTGTGGGGTATGGTAAGCATGGAATGGGAAGACAGGTGGTTGAACTCTTTAAACTGATGAGAGATCAAAATAAAGTCAAACCTGACAGTGTAACGTTTTTAGCTGTTCTTTCTGGCTGCAGTCATGGAGGATTTGAAAATAAAGGACTGGAAATCTTTGATGAGATGTTGAAACAAAGTAGTGGGATTAAGGCAGAGATGGAGCATTATGGATGTGTTGTTGACTTGCTTGGCCGTGCTGGTCGAGTAAAAGAGGCCTTcgaattcatcaaaaaaatgcCTTTTGAACCAACTGCTGCCATTTGGGGTTCACTTCTAGGTGCTTGTCGAGTTCATTCAAATGTTGACATTGGAGGATTTGTTGGACATAAACTTCTGCAAATGGAACCTGAAAATGCTGGAAACTACGTAATCCTTTCCAATTTATATGCTTCCGCCGGGAGATGGGATGACGTGAGAAAAGTAAGGGAACTGATGGTGGATAAAGCAGTGACAAAAGAACCAGGAAGAAGTTGGATTGAACTAAACCAAACCTTACATACTTTTCATGCAACTGATCGCTCCCATCCAAGAAGGCAGGAAGTATTTGGCAGAGTGAGGGAATTATTAATCAAGTTTAAGGAATCTGGATATGTCCCTGATCTGAGTTGTGTTCTATACGATGTGGATGCGGAGCAAAAGGAGAAAATACTTCTAAGCCACAGTGAGAAGCTAGCTTTGGCTTTCGGACTCATTTCTACTCCTGATAAAGCCCCAATCCGTGTGATAAAAAACCTCCGAATCTGTGTTGATTGTCACAATTTTGCCAAATTTGTGTCGAAAGTTTATGGAAGAGAAGTGTCTTTGAGGGATAAGAGCCGGTTCCATCATATTGTTGAGGGAATCTGTTCTTGTGGTGACTACTGGTAATTCTTTGAGCTTTTTAGTCAGTCCATGTTTGCTTATGTTTCTGAAGAATGTGAGAGGGCTACGATGATATGAGATCTAGTAGGAGAACAAAGTTGCATCTGAAATGGAGGGTGATGAGATGAAAGTGTATCCTTGTTTCGAAAACAACAACTTCTTTTCTTCCAACACTTTGCATAAATTGATTCACTTTTTGGTATAACTTGTAGAAGATCTGTTATACTCATGTGACACATTGAAACTTGAAGAAGTGTACAAGAGAAATTATTCGTCTGTTTGCACATCAGCTTGTTTCTTGGTAGTTTCCTGGTTCAAGGAAACAGCtttaaaagataaagtaaagAAGAAGACTCTGTTTGTACCTCTCTGGACACAGCTCAGATCATCCATGACATGAATTAATTGGAGAAAAAAGGGATTTGTTGGGCTCATCAGGTGTAAGAATGTCTATATTTGGAATGTTATGTTTCAACAACCTGCATACTGGTGGTAAGTTTTATGTTCCTCTTCCTTTATCATCATCTTTTACTTTATAGTTCAGTCTTTCGTTTCATGCTCTTCAAATACTTGGTTAGAACCGATTAGGCGTAGTTCAATTGATAACAGAGTGTTGTTTTTCAGACTGTAACACTTTGAGTTTGAACACTAATTAgaatcaatataccaaaaatactGTTAGAATTGCAGCACAAAAATGTAACAGGATATAGCTGTGTTAAACATTGCACGGAAACTTGTGAAGTCTGCTTTGGCGTTTGATTTCCGTTTCTGAAAGTGGTGTGTAATAAATAAATGTTTATATTCCATccttataaaaaatattgttttcgtGTTTCCTCTTTTCagcatttttgaatttaaacatTTCCATGCAACATAGGTAGTGTTTGAATCAAAGCggaaaataatttcaattttgaacttTGATGCTGGTAGACTTCTTTGGGAACTAAATTTTTAGAGTTTGGCTTTATCACCTAACAGAAATTAGAGAGAGTGATGAAATGATTGTAATTCTTTAGTGAAATTACACCTTCTTACATCTGCAAAACACCTTTATGTTTCCTGCAGTCATCAGTAGTCGGTGAAAATCTTCTATAGTTTCATAATCTTCCAAATCCTAgacaacaa
Coding sequences within it:
- the LOC126679171 gene encoding pentatricopeptide repeat-containing protein At4g02750-like is translated as MKRRLLQSSCIFHQNLKITQLGRCGRIDDAIKIFLGMSKKNTVTYNSMISAYAKNGRVVDARNLFDKMPSRNLVSWNTMIAAYLHSNKVDHAYGIFVKMPHRDIFSWTLMITCYTRNGKLENARQLLDSLPCCYKRDTACWNAVIAGYSKEGRYDEAKRLFDSMPVKNLVSWNSMLAGYTKNGHMCSALKFFQEMVHRDVVSWNLMVDGFVQLDDLDSAWDFFVKIPEPNIISWVTILCGFARKGNVLEARRIFDQMPSRNVASWNAMISAYVQNHKIDEAAKLFEEMPRRDPVSWTTMINGYVRAGKLDEARKTLNEMPYSDIAAQTAMISGYIQCNKIDEACQIFREISNPDLICMNTMIVGYTQCGRVDEAIRLFEKMVKKDIVTWNNMIIAYAQVGQIDRALRIFEEMEERNLVSWNSLISGFMTNGSYLDALWCFVLMQSEGEKPDQFTFACGLSSCAAVAALQVGRQLHHLLVKKGYVNDLCICNALITMYAKCGRILDAELVFKGIDHADVVSWNSLIGGYAINGYGEEAVKLFQEMKLAGVAPDQVTFIGVLSACSHAGLVDQGLELFQCMIQFYAIESLAEHYACVVDMLGRVGKLDEAFELVKRMKIKGNAGVWGAVLGACRTHGNLELGKLAAHKLLEIEPDRTSRFVLLSNMHAQAARWSEVHEVRALMKESSSGNQPGCSWIELRNQLHTFLSADSTLPIATDPRKVLQTLMAHITNETVSCSV
- the LOC126679172 gene encoding putative pentatricopeptide repeat-containing protein At3g13770, mitochondrial: MNMVYNVKYFLQLPKLSYPPNPIHYPLARPLQVQQPPLEMACQALALKFNAYNSLLNACINNKAIREGQRVHAHIIKTCYHPPVYLWTRFIVFYTKCGLLTDARNVFDEMPERNVVSWTAMISAYSQRQLSFEALHLFVQMLRSGVEPNEFTFATVLTSCTAASGFELGRQIHSLLFKRDYNSHIFVGSSLLDMYAKAGRILEARAIFEGLPKRDVVSCTAIISGYAQLGLDEEALELFRRLQREGMSSNYVTYASVLTSLSGLAALDHGKQVHGHVLRCELPFYVVLQNSMIDMYSKCGSLNYARRIFDSMPEQTVISWNAMLVGYGKHGMGRQVVELFKLMRDQNKVKPDSVTFLAVLSGCSHGGFENKGLEIFDEMLKQSSGIKAEMEHYGCVVDLLGRAGRVKEAFEFIKKMPFEPTAAIWGSLLGACRVHSNVDIGGFVGHKLLQMEPENAGNYVILSNLYASAGRWDDVRKVRELMVDKAVTKEPGRSWIELNQTLHTFHATDRSHPRRQEVFGRVRELLIKFKESGYVPDLSCVLYDVDAEQKEKILLSHSEKLALAFGLISTPDKAPIRVIKNLRICVDCHNFAKFVSKVYGREVSLRDKSRFHHIVEGICSCGDYW
- the LOC126679174 gene encoding transcription elongation factor TFIIS-like; the protein is MELADLFNVAWKSAHYGSQESECLEALNDLLHFPVSSQVLALASAQTDVLKRLHSLTGHPRLTIKNLSSSVYAAWNHRMLNEFVREEEPMSDDPPPIINPFRYINVNGKRVKLIIKKRHYSEIAMTNILDSQPSIKPETPPPPPELKRQKNLAMPHHKPDTTETSKQLIPEPEIQKPPMKRQQNIETSKQLIPKQQIQKPPMKRQQNAETSKQLIPKPEIQKPPMKRQQNLPMPLQKPDKIETSNKPQIQTPPKKKQENLGVQKLMPKRQITKPKRQGIPMPDRQLQDNQPHLRDNVKEQILQGLSMVFQEVQDDSELNRRNAAQIASSIESLLFAKWGFSNTGCRPKYRSLLFNIKDPKNPDFRRKLLLGTIKPEEVADMSPQEMASDDRKRENQVILARKSTKNAVN